From a single Planococcus shenhongbingii genomic region:
- a CDS encoding GntR family transcriptional regulator, giving the protein MKEEQAYKNIKNMIVQGRFTMQESISINELAAQMNMSRTPVHKALAQLEREGYITITPQVGVFVRRPDQKEIFDRLQLCLAIDVFLAEQAARSVSEFQLEELKEVLERMENPSLAADKYEALNVQFHTVICKAANNDFAFRSNKINWDYLNYVNISEELFQGGNREQSQAEHRMIYYALKDRDTKLTELLVRKHLMRVAQFITEKYKQVNV; this is encoded by the coding sequence ATGAAAGAAGAACAAGCTTATAAGAACATCAAGAATATGATTGTCCAAGGAAGATTCACCATGCAGGAATCGATCAGCATTAATGAACTGGCAGCGCAGATGAACATGAGCCGGACTCCGGTCCACAAAGCGTTGGCACAATTGGAACGGGAAGGGTATATCACGATTACACCGCAAGTGGGTGTGTTTGTCCGGCGGCCTGATCAAAAGGAAATCTTTGACCGGCTGCAATTATGTTTGGCCATTGATGTGTTTCTTGCCGAGCAGGCAGCTCGTTCAGTTAGTGAATTTCAGCTGGAAGAGCTGAAAGAAGTGCTTGAAAGAATGGAAAATCCCAGCTTGGCAGCCGATAAATATGAAGCCTTGAATGTGCAATTCCACACTGTCATCTGCAAAGCGGCAAACAACGATTTTGCTTTTCGGTCGAATAAAATCAATTGGGATTATTTGAACTACGTCAATATCTCGGAAGAATTGTTCCAAGGCGGCAACCGTGAACAATCCCAAGCAGAACACCGGATGATTTACTACGCATTGAAAGACCGGGATACAAAGCTGACGGAACTTTTAGTGAGAAAGCATTTGATGCGAGTTGCGCAATTTATTACCGAAAAATACAAGCAAGTGAATGTCTAA